Proteins encoded within one genomic window of Aquarana catesbeiana isolate 2022-GZ linkage group LG03, ASM4218655v1, whole genome shotgun sequence:
- the LOC141134021 gene encoding olfactory receptor 1-like, with product MNTCFPDATSKPEFYIVAFPINGLLWYIMFVGVFLLLLMAICGNLLITILIWLVPQLHTPMYFFLCNLSVQDIIHVSAILPKLVSIILLGYHNISFAGCLTQIFMFVFCLNTDFLLLTSMAYDRYVAICVPLQYFVIMSFKKCSILALSCWVISALNAVMHSCLMSQLSFCYIKTINHFFCDVRAMLKLSLSDTTHIKALIFAEGVLFCFVPFILILISYILIISAICKIHSTAGRLKTFSSCSSHIITVFLFCGATLGQYMKPESRQSEEQDKLLSLLYIAVVPMLNPLVYSLRNKDVLQAMKKLLIAPNLILIPSKVM from the coding sequence ATGAATACCTGTTTTCCAGACGCCACATCGAAACCTGAGTTTTACATCGTTGCCTTTCCTATCAACGGATTATTATGGTACATCATGTTTGTCGGAGTGTTTCTGTTGCTTTTAATGGCAATATGTGGAAACCTGCTAATCACAATTCTGATATGGCTGGTCCCTCAGCTCCATACTCCCATGTATTTTTTCCTTTGTAATCTATCTGTTCAGGATATTATTCACGTGTCTGCCATACTCCCAAAACTAGTCTCAATTATATTATTAGGATACCACAATATTTCTTTCGCAGGTTGCTTAACACAAATATTTATGTTTGTCTTTTGCTTAAATACAGACTTTTTACTTCTTACGTCCATGGCTTATGATCGTTATGTGGCCATTTGCGTTCCTCTTCAATATTTTGTTATCATGAGTTTTAAAAAATGCTCCATATTGGCTTTATCTTGTTGGGTTATTAGTGCTTTAAATGCAGTAATGCACTCTTGTTTGATGTCACAGTTATCTTTCTGCTATATAAAAACCATCAATCATTTCTTTTGTGATGTAAGAGCCATGCTGAAGTTGTCCTTAAGTGATACAACACATATAAAAGCACTAATATTTGCTGAAGGTGTGCTTTTCTGTTTTGTTCCCTTCATACTCATATTAATTTCCTATATACTTATCATATCTGCAATCTGTAAGATTCACTCAACAGCAGGAAGACTCAAGACCTTCTCCAGTTGCTCCTCACATATTATTACTGTATTCCTTTTTTGTGGAGCAACTCTTGGCCAGTACATGAAACCAGAGTCTAGACAATCTGAGGAGCAGGACAAGTTGCTGTCTTTGCTCTATATTGCTGTAGTCCCCATGCTAAACCCTTTAGTTTACAGTTTGAGAAATAAAGATGTATTGCAAGCCATGAAAAAATTGTTGATCGCCCCTAATTTGATTTTAATACCTTCAAAAGTAATGTAG